In a single window of the Coregonus clupeaformis isolate EN_2021a chromosome 10, ASM2061545v1, whole genome shotgun sequence genome:
- the fancd2 gene encoding Fanconi anemia group D2 protein isoform X1 gives MMRKKRRPSVDKSESAAPPDVSKSKKSRTTGRQSKTMAQEGTHIDSVFGQFLHEAGVILSQGSTSNEIAVDQVVFQKRLQQRLKKSPRYPGIVQEFITGLESHIEDPERFRNCLLPCVPRLADGYSSSVSSFQESLLRMLLGIEMLQTLVINTLFEKLPEFMFDGAGEDGLNIPRVIVNQLKWLDRVIDSKELAGKLMQLVSVAPVEIQRDIITSLPEILEDSQHSDIARELNSLLQENTQLTVPILDAFSSLNLSSTLLAEVRVAVMATLSAVQLEDLPVVVKFILHSISSSDALEVVCDLRKKLELELCVFPLVLQASQSRMKNKGTTESSNTSASSSSQDSVALVLDGIKSAVRFQKTISEAWLKAIENVDTAEDHKVIDLLVLFILHSTNANHSRRGAERVLKVKVRAGQIQEALLQKTFRGYAQVMRGYFPSILALAQSLLRSPDPCVVPIGGHMYKLSFTAFDSYCQQEVVGSLVTHVCSGVGGEVDVALELLCGLVTEKPSEMALYAVFVKGILDYMDNLTPQQIRRLFHLLSSLAFGQQQQGTHIQDDMHIVVRKQLSSTVPKYKRIGIIGAVMVVGSMGACRPKVEDSQGGTLPKETYRQVTALLELVRSCSDSSPEAAALYYDELANLVLTCTLDPLVQAWIGKSVLEDFQEDFVVDLGPDITGSFPFPACMMYNLDDEESQGGIAINLLRLLSDDLQHKGELWSQTGKSKTQRRVSSLCLSPFFRLLRLCEEQQHQGDLEEIDALLGCPLILTDMDVVEKSESLSKPEREFLCGLLFHTINWFREVVNAFCSQKDPEMKMKVVTRLQNITYLQTLLERTLAATPGYAPPLANFDGESPDGAPLPSSSAAPKKGKKEGTGKKRKATAKNSSADTSQLEEGTEAEETQQVNTHTEDHAEKEKVQEASRPGVSLVSYRPFFRELDMEVLSVLQCGLLSRSLLDSELHSKVREEVQLGPAELVFLLEDMWRKLEFSLTAAPAKRAPFFKGKTDKSVGFSHLQQKSPKDIAACCVQLLPTLCTHLENCHNHFQTLLSENQGVVDAPGLDVKEHQLLSSAYQLLLQVLHTTFSWSGFSQPEHRGLLKRTLGVLADRLKEGGPELTMDQLIKHSFEYLLNFRSTVPSLSIALCLSQLLSTVAERGGHQATYREQTVTLARRFLCQEWVTTSGDREKGPKHNETLQALLSIYLEHTDDVLKAVEEIAGEGIPELLNAAKDASSRTWPTLNRLTFLVFYKGMMGELEKAVRKIPPGRNSDSAEVKSEKLLTWNLAVRDFHILVNLVKVFDNRPVLNVCLKYGRLFLESFLKLGMPLLDFSFKKHKEDVQSLLKTFQLSTRQLHHMCGHSKIRQDTTLTNHVPALKKSLEQFVYRVKAMLTLNHCQEAFWLGNLKNRDLKGEEILSQRSQGSDEEEEEEEEEGSPLPQEQSEDEAQESDSDGRKNGNRKEEGDDDEITDDLDD, from the exons ATGATGCGAAAGAAGAGACGCCCCTCTGTGGACAAAAGCGAAAGTGCTGCACCACCAGATGTGTCAA AGTCCAAGAAGAGTAGGACCACTGGCCGTCAGTCCAAGACCATGGCTCAGGAGGGCACCCATATTGACTCTGTCTTTGGCCAATTTCTGCACGAGGCTGGTGTTATCTTGAGTCAGGGCAGTACATCCAATGAGATTG CTGTGGACCAAGTGGTTTTCCAAAAGAGACTGCAGCAACGACTGAAAAAGAGTCCCAGATACCCCGGT attgTGCAGGAGTTCATCACAGGACTGGAGTCTCACATTGAGGATCCTGAGAGGTTCAGGAACTGTCTCCTCCCCTGTGTACCACGCCTGGCCGATGGGTACTCAAG CTCTGTCAGCTCATTTCAGGAGAGTCTGCTGCGCATGCTGCTGGGGATCGAGATGCTGCAG ACTTTGGTAATCAACACTTTGTTTGAGAAGCTTCCCGAGTTCATGTTTGATGG TGCTGGAGAGGATGGCCTCAATATCCCTCGTGTTATTGTCAACCAGCTCAAGTGGTTAGACAGAGTCATAGACAGCAAG GAGTTAGCAGGTAAGCTGATGCAGCTGGTTTCCGTGGCGCCGGTTGAGATACAGCGTGACATCATCACCAGTCTGCCAGAGATCCTGGAGGACTCCCAGCACAGTGACATTGCCAGGGAGCTAAA CTCCTTACTCCAGGAAAACACTCAGCTGACTGTGCCAATCCTGGATGCCTTCTCAAGCTTGAATCTGAGCTCCACTCTGTTGGCTGAG GTGCGTGTGGCTGTCATGGCCACCCTATCTGCTGTCCAGCTGGAGGACCTGCCTGTGGTGGTGAAGTTCATTCTGCACTCCATCTCTTCCTCAGACgccctagag GTGGTGTGTGACCTTCGGAAgaagctggagctggagctgtgtgttttccctctgGTGCTGCAGGCTTCTCAGAGCCGCATGAAGAACAAGGGGACAACCGA GTCCTCCAACACCTCAGCATCCAGCAGCAGCCAGGACAGTGTTGCCTTGGTGTTGGATGGCATTAAGTCTGCAGTGCGCTTCCAGAAGACCATCTCTGAGGCCTGGCTTAAG GCCATAGAGAATGTAGACACTGCAGAGGATCACAAG GTCATTGACCTGCTGGTGCTGTTCATCCTGCACTCCACCAATGCCAACCACAGCCGGCGTGGGGCTGAGAGGGTGCTGAAGGTCAAAGTGAGAGCAGGACAGATCCAGGAGGCTTTGCTACAGAAAACCTTCAGGGGCTACGCACAG gtgatGCGAGGTTACTTTCCCTCCATCTTGGCCCTGGCCCAGAGTCTGCTGCGTTCCCCTGACCCTTGTGTGGTGCCCATCGGTGGACACATGTACAAACTCTCATTCACTGCCTTTGACTCCTACTGCCAGCag GAGGTGGTGGGCTCCCTGGTGACCCATGTCTGCAGTGGAGTGGGTGGCGAGGTGGACGTGGCTCTGGAGCTGCTGTGTGGCCTGGTGACAGAGAAACCCTCTGAGATGGCCCTCTACGCCGTCTTCGTCAAG ggtaTCCTGGACTACATGGACAACCTGACTCCCCAGCAGATCCGCAGGCTCTTCCACCTGCTCAGTAGCCTGGCCTTCGGACAGCAGCAGCAAGGCACCCACATCCAG GATGACATGCACATAGTGGTCCGTAAGCAGCTCTCCAGCACCGTGCCCAAGTACAAGCGCATCGGCATCATCGGTGCTGTCATGGTGGTGGGCAGCATGGGGGCCTGCAG GCCCAAAGTTGAGGATTCTCAAGGTGGCACATTGCCCAAGGAGACATACAGACAG GTGACGGCTCTGCTGGAGCTGGTGCGGTCGTGCAGTGACAGCTCTCCTGAAGCTGCTGCTCTCTACTATGATGAACTAGCCAACCTGGTGCTCACCTGCACTCTGGACCCTCTGGTGCAG GCCTGGATAGGGAAGAGTGTGCTGGAGGACTTCCAGGAAGACTTTGTGGTGGATCTTGGACCAGATATAACTGG GTCCTTCCCCTTCCCCGCTTGTATGATGTACAACCTGGACGATGAGGAGAGTCAGGGAGGCATCGCCATCAACCTGCTGCGACTACTGTCTGATGACCTCCAACACAAGGGGGAGCTGTGGAGCCAGACTGGGAAAAGCAAGACACAGAG GCGAGTGTCTTCTCTGTGCCTGTCTCCGTTCTTCCGGCTGCTCAGGCTGTGTGAGGAGCAGCAGCATCAGGGAGACCTGGAGGAGATAGATGCCCTACTGG GCTGCCctctgatcctaactgacatggATGTGGTGGAGAAGTCCGAGAGCCTGTCCAAGCCTGAGAgagagttcctctgtggcctGCTCTTCCACACCATCAACTGGTTTAGAGAG gTTGTGAATGCATTCTGCAGTCAGAAAGATCCTGAGATGAAGATGAAGGTGGTAACTCGTCTTCAGAACATCACCTACCTCCAGACTCTGTTGGAGCGGACTTTGGCAG CAACCCCTGGCTATGCTCCTCCTCTAGCCAACTTTGATGGGGAGAGTCCAGACGGAGCTCCACTGCCTAGCTCCTCTGCTGCTCCAAAGAAGGGAAAGAAAG AGGGTACTGGTAAGAAGAGGAAAGCCACTGCTAAGAACTCGTCAGCAGACACCTCTCAGCTGGAGGAGGGCACGGAGGCAGAGGAGACCCAGCAGGTTAACACCCACACAGAG GACCATGCAGAGAAGGAGAAGGTTCAGGAGGCCAGCAGACCTGGGGTCAGTCTGGTTTCCTACCGGCCCTTCTTCAGGGAGCTGGACATGGAGGTGCTCAGTGTGCTACAGTGTGGCCTGCTCTCCCGCTCTCTGCTGGACAGTGAGCTCCACAGCAAG GTGCGTGAGGAGGTGCAGCTGGGCCCAGCAGAGTTAGTCTTCCTGCTGGAGGATATGTGGCGCAAACTGGAGTTCAGTCTGACAGCTGCCCCTGCCAAGAGAGCCCCATTCTTCaag GGAAAGACAGACAAGAGCGTGGGTTTCTCCCACTTGCAGCAGAAGAGCCCTAAGGACATCGCTGCCTGCTGTGTCCAGCTGCTGCCCACTCTCTGCACCCACCTGGAGAACTGCCACAATCACTTCcag ACTCTTCTGTCTGAGAACCAGGGGGTGGTGGACGCCCCAGGCCTGGATGTGAAGGAGCACCAGCTGCTGTCCTCAGCCTACCAGCTCCTCCTACAGGTTCTACACACCACCTTCAGCTG GTCTGGTTTCTCCCAGCCAGAGCACCGTGGCCTGCTGAAGAGGACTCTGGGAGTGTTGGCTGACCGCCTGAAAGAGGGAGGGCCTGAACTGACCATGGACCAGCTCATCAA ACACAGCTTTGAGTACCTGCTGAACTTCCGCAGCACGGTTCCCAGCCTCAGCATAGCTCTGTGTCTCTCCCAGCTGCTCAGCACTGTGGCTGAGAGAGGAGGGCACCAGGCTACATACAGGGAGCAGactg TAACCCTAGCCCGGCGGTTCCTGTGCCAGGAGTGGGTGACTACCagcggagacagagagaaaggaccCAAACACAACGAGACTCTCCAAGCTCTCCTCAG TATTTACCTGGAGCACACTGATGATGTTCTGAAGGCGGTGGAGGAGATAGCTGGAGAGGGCATCCCTGAGCTCCTCAACGCAGCCAAAGACGCCAGCTCTAGAACATGGCCCACTCTCAACAG gctgacGTTCCTGGTCTTCTATAAGGGGATGATGGGAGAGCTGGAGAAGGCTGTAAGGAAGATTCCCCCTGGCAGAAACAGCGACAGTGCTGAG GTGAAGAGTGAGAAGCTGCTGACGTGGAACCTGGCTGTCAGAGACTTCCACATCCTGGTCAACCTGGTTAAG GTGTTTGACAACAGACCAGTGCTCAATGTGTGCCTGAAG tATGGCCGTCTTTTCCTGGAGTCTTTCCTGAAGCTGGGGATGCCATTGTTGGATTTCAGTTTTAAAAAACACAAG GAGGATGTCCAGAGCCTGCTGAAGACCTTCCAGCTCAGCACCAGGCAGCTCCACCACATGTGTGGACACTCCAAG ATCCGCCAGGACACCACCTTGACCAACCACGTGCCAGCCCTGAAGAAGAGCCTGGAGCAGTTTGTGTACAGAGTGAAGGCCATGCTCACCCTCAACCACTGTCAGGAGGCCTTCTGGCTGGGTAACCTCAAGAACAGAGACCTCAAG GGTGAGGAGATCCTCTCTCAGCGCTCACAGGGgagtgatgaagaggaggaggaggaggaggaggaaggctcCCCGCTGCCTCAGGAGCAGTCAGAGGATGAG GCCCAGGAAAGCGACTCCGATGGGAGGAAGAATGGCAACCGGAAGGAAGAGGGGGACGATGATGAAATCACAGATGACTTGGATGATTAG
- the fancd2 gene encoding Fanconi anemia group D2 protein isoform X2, with product MMRKKRRPSVDKSESAAPPDVSKSKKSRTTGRQSKTMAQEGTHIDSVFGQFLHEAGVILSQGSTSNEIAVDQVVFQKRLQQRLKKSPRYPGIVQEFITGLESHIEDPERFRNCLLPCVPRLADGYSSSVSSFQESLLRMLLGIEMLQTLVINTLFEKLPEFMFDGAGEDGLNIPRVIVNQLKWLDRVIDSKELAGKLMQLVSVAPVEIQRDIITSLPEILEDSQHSDIARELNSLLQENTQLTVPILDAFSSLNLSSTLLAEVRVAVMATLSAVQLEDLPVVVKFILHSISSSDALEVVCDLRKKLELELCVFPLVLQASQSRMKNKGTTESSNTSASSSSQDSVALVLDGIKSAVRFQKTISEAWLKAIENVDTAEDHKVIDLLVLFILHSTNANHSRRGAERVLKVKVRAGQIQEALLQKTFRGYAQVMRGYFPSILALAQSLLRSPDPCVVPIGGHMYKLSFTAFDSYCQQEVVGSLVTHVCSGVGGEVDVALELLCGLVTEKPSEMALYAVFVKGILDYMDNLTPQQIRRLFHLLSSLAFGQQQQGTHIQDDMHIVVRKQLSSTVPKYKRIGIIGAVMVVGSMGACRPKVEDSQGGTLPKETYRQVTALLELVRSCSDSSPEAAALYYDELANLVLTCTLDPLVQAWIGKSVLEDFQEDFVVDLGPDITGSFPFPACMMYNLDDEESQGGIAINLLRLLSDDLQHKGELWSQTGKSKTQRRVSSLCLSPFFRLLRLCEEQQHQGDLEEIDALLGCPLILTDMDVVEKSESLSKPEREFLCGLLFHTINWFREVVNAFCSQKDPEMKMKVVTRLQNITYLQTLLERTLAATPGYAPPLANFDGESPDGAPLPSSSAAPKKGKKEGTGKKRKATAKNSSADTSQLEEGTEAEETQQDHAEKEKVQEASRPGVSLVSYRPFFRELDMEVLSVLQCGLLSRSLLDSELHSKVREEVQLGPAELVFLLEDMWRKLEFSLTAAPAKRAPFFKGKTDKSVGFSHLQQKSPKDIAACCVQLLPTLCTHLENCHNHFQTLLSENQGVVDAPGLDVKEHQLLSSAYQLLLQVLHTTFSWSGFSQPEHRGLLKRTLGVLADRLKEGGPELTMDQLIKHSFEYLLNFRSTVPSLSIALCLSQLLSTVAERGGHQATYREQTVTLARRFLCQEWVTTSGDREKGPKHNETLQALLSIYLEHTDDVLKAVEEIAGEGIPELLNAAKDASSRTWPTLNRLTFLVFYKGMMGELEKAVRKIPPGRNSDSAEVKSEKLLTWNLAVRDFHILVNLVKVFDNRPVLNVCLKYGRLFLESFLKLGMPLLDFSFKKHKEDVQSLLKTFQLSTRQLHHMCGHSKIRQDTTLTNHVPALKKSLEQFVYRVKAMLTLNHCQEAFWLGNLKNRDLKGEEILSQRSQGSDEEEEEEEEEGSPLPQEQSEDEAQESDSDGRKNGNRKEEGDDDEITDDLDD from the exons ATGATGCGAAAGAAGAGACGCCCCTCTGTGGACAAAAGCGAAAGTGCTGCACCACCAGATGTGTCAA AGTCCAAGAAGAGTAGGACCACTGGCCGTCAGTCCAAGACCATGGCTCAGGAGGGCACCCATATTGACTCTGTCTTTGGCCAATTTCTGCACGAGGCTGGTGTTATCTTGAGTCAGGGCAGTACATCCAATGAGATTG CTGTGGACCAAGTGGTTTTCCAAAAGAGACTGCAGCAACGACTGAAAAAGAGTCCCAGATACCCCGGT attgTGCAGGAGTTCATCACAGGACTGGAGTCTCACATTGAGGATCCTGAGAGGTTCAGGAACTGTCTCCTCCCCTGTGTACCACGCCTGGCCGATGGGTACTCAAG CTCTGTCAGCTCATTTCAGGAGAGTCTGCTGCGCATGCTGCTGGGGATCGAGATGCTGCAG ACTTTGGTAATCAACACTTTGTTTGAGAAGCTTCCCGAGTTCATGTTTGATGG TGCTGGAGAGGATGGCCTCAATATCCCTCGTGTTATTGTCAACCAGCTCAAGTGGTTAGACAGAGTCATAGACAGCAAG GAGTTAGCAGGTAAGCTGATGCAGCTGGTTTCCGTGGCGCCGGTTGAGATACAGCGTGACATCATCACCAGTCTGCCAGAGATCCTGGAGGACTCCCAGCACAGTGACATTGCCAGGGAGCTAAA CTCCTTACTCCAGGAAAACACTCAGCTGACTGTGCCAATCCTGGATGCCTTCTCAAGCTTGAATCTGAGCTCCACTCTGTTGGCTGAG GTGCGTGTGGCTGTCATGGCCACCCTATCTGCTGTCCAGCTGGAGGACCTGCCTGTGGTGGTGAAGTTCATTCTGCACTCCATCTCTTCCTCAGACgccctagag GTGGTGTGTGACCTTCGGAAgaagctggagctggagctgtgtgttttccctctgGTGCTGCAGGCTTCTCAGAGCCGCATGAAGAACAAGGGGACAACCGA GTCCTCCAACACCTCAGCATCCAGCAGCAGCCAGGACAGTGTTGCCTTGGTGTTGGATGGCATTAAGTCTGCAGTGCGCTTCCAGAAGACCATCTCTGAGGCCTGGCTTAAG GCCATAGAGAATGTAGACACTGCAGAGGATCACAAG GTCATTGACCTGCTGGTGCTGTTCATCCTGCACTCCACCAATGCCAACCACAGCCGGCGTGGGGCTGAGAGGGTGCTGAAGGTCAAAGTGAGAGCAGGACAGATCCAGGAGGCTTTGCTACAGAAAACCTTCAGGGGCTACGCACAG gtgatGCGAGGTTACTTTCCCTCCATCTTGGCCCTGGCCCAGAGTCTGCTGCGTTCCCCTGACCCTTGTGTGGTGCCCATCGGTGGACACATGTACAAACTCTCATTCACTGCCTTTGACTCCTACTGCCAGCag GAGGTGGTGGGCTCCCTGGTGACCCATGTCTGCAGTGGAGTGGGTGGCGAGGTGGACGTGGCTCTGGAGCTGCTGTGTGGCCTGGTGACAGAGAAACCCTCTGAGATGGCCCTCTACGCCGTCTTCGTCAAG ggtaTCCTGGACTACATGGACAACCTGACTCCCCAGCAGATCCGCAGGCTCTTCCACCTGCTCAGTAGCCTGGCCTTCGGACAGCAGCAGCAAGGCACCCACATCCAG GATGACATGCACATAGTGGTCCGTAAGCAGCTCTCCAGCACCGTGCCCAAGTACAAGCGCATCGGCATCATCGGTGCTGTCATGGTGGTGGGCAGCATGGGGGCCTGCAG GCCCAAAGTTGAGGATTCTCAAGGTGGCACATTGCCCAAGGAGACATACAGACAG GTGACGGCTCTGCTGGAGCTGGTGCGGTCGTGCAGTGACAGCTCTCCTGAAGCTGCTGCTCTCTACTATGATGAACTAGCCAACCTGGTGCTCACCTGCACTCTGGACCCTCTGGTGCAG GCCTGGATAGGGAAGAGTGTGCTGGAGGACTTCCAGGAAGACTTTGTGGTGGATCTTGGACCAGATATAACTGG GTCCTTCCCCTTCCCCGCTTGTATGATGTACAACCTGGACGATGAGGAGAGTCAGGGAGGCATCGCCATCAACCTGCTGCGACTACTGTCTGATGACCTCCAACACAAGGGGGAGCTGTGGAGCCAGACTGGGAAAAGCAAGACACAGAG GCGAGTGTCTTCTCTGTGCCTGTCTCCGTTCTTCCGGCTGCTCAGGCTGTGTGAGGAGCAGCAGCATCAGGGAGACCTGGAGGAGATAGATGCCCTACTGG GCTGCCctctgatcctaactgacatggATGTGGTGGAGAAGTCCGAGAGCCTGTCCAAGCCTGAGAgagagttcctctgtggcctGCTCTTCCACACCATCAACTGGTTTAGAGAG gTTGTGAATGCATTCTGCAGTCAGAAAGATCCTGAGATGAAGATGAAGGTGGTAACTCGTCTTCAGAACATCACCTACCTCCAGACTCTGTTGGAGCGGACTTTGGCAG CAACCCCTGGCTATGCTCCTCCTCTAGCCAACTTTGATGGGGAGAGTCCAGACGGAGCTCCACTGCCTAGCTCCTCTGCTGCTCCAAAGAAGGGAAAGAAAG AGGGTACTGGTAAGAAGAGGAAAGCCACTGCTAAGAACTCGTCAGCAGACACCTCTCAGCTGGAGGAGGGCACGGAGGCAGAGGAGACCCAGCAG GACCATGCAGAGAAGGAGAAGGTTCAGGAGGCCAGCAGACCTGGGGTCAGTCTGGTTTCCTACCGGCCCTTCTTCAGGGAGCTGGACATGGAGGTGCTCAGTGTGCTACAGTGTGGCCTGCTCTCCCGCTCTCTGCTGGACAGTGAGCTCCACAGCAAG GTGCGTGAGGAGGTGCAGCTGGGCCCAGCAGAGTTAGTCTTCCTGCTGGAGGATATGTGGCGCAAACTGGAGTTCAGTCTGACAGCTGCCCCTGCCAAGAGAGCCCCATTCTTCaag GGAAAGACAGACAAGAGCGTGGGTTTCTCCCACTTGCAGCAGAAGAGCCCTAAGGACATCGCTGCCTGCTGTGTCCAGCTGCTGCCCACTCTCTGCACCCACCTGGAGAACTGCCACAATCACTTCcag ACTCTTCTGTCTGAGAACCAGGGGGTGGTGGACGCCCCAGGCCTGGATGTGAAGGAGCACCAGCTGCTGTCCTCAGCCTACCAGCTCCTCCTACAGGTTCTACACACCACCTTCAGCTG GTCTGGTTTCTCCCAGCCAGAGCACCGTGGCCTGCTGAAGAGGACTCTGGGAGTGTTGGCTGACCGCCTGAAAGAGGGAGGGCCTGAACTGACCATGGACCAGCTCATCAA ACACAGCTTTGAGTACCTGCTGAACTTCCGCAGCACGGTTCCCAGCCTCAGCATAGCTCTGTGTCTCTCCCAGCTGCTCAGCACTGTGGCTGAGAGAGGAGGGCACCAGGCTACATACAGGGAGCAGactg TAACCCTAGCCCGGCGGTTCCTGTGCCAGGAGTGGGTGACTACCagcggagacagagagaaaggaccCAAACACAACGAGACTCTCCAAGCTCTCCTCAG TATTTACCTGGAGCACACTGATGATGTTCTGAAGGCGGTGGAGGAGATAGCTGGAGAGGGCATCCCTGAGCTCCTCAACGCAGCCAAAGACGCCAGCTCTAGAACATGGCCCACTCTCAACAG gctgacGTTCCTGGTCTTCTATAAGGGGATGATGGGAGAGCTGGAGAAGGCTGTAAGGAAGATTCCCCCTGGCAGAAACAGCGACAGTGCTGAG GTGAAGAGTGAGAAGCTGCTGACGTGGAACCTGGCTGTCAGAGACTTCCACATCCTGGTCAACCTGGTTAAG GTGTTTGACAACAGACCAGTGCTCAATGTGTGCCTGAAG tATGGCCGTCTTTTCCTGGAGTCTTTCCTGAAGCTGGGGATGCCATTGTTGGATTTCAGTTTTAAAAAACACAAG GAGGATGTCCAGAGCCTGCTGAAGACCTTCCAGCTCAGCACCAGGCAGCTCCACCACATGTGTGGACACTCCAAG ATCCGCCAGGACACCACCTTGACCAACCACGTGCCAGCCCTGAAGAAGAGCCTGGAGCAGTTTGTGTACAGAGTGAAGGCCATGCTCACCCTCAACCACTGTCAGGAGGCCTTCTGGCTGGGTAACCTCAAGAACAGAGACCTCAAG GGTGAGGAGATCCTCTCTCAGCGCTCACAGGGgagtgatgaagaggaggaggaggaggaggaggaaggctcCCCGCTGCCTCAGGAGCAGTCAGAGGATGAG GCCCAGGAAAGCGACTCCGATGGGAGGAAGAATGGCAACCGGAAGGAAGAGGGGGACGATGATGAAATCACAGATGACTTGGATGATTAG